One window of Medicago truncatula cultivar Jemalong A17 chromosome 2, MtrunA17r5.0-ANR, whole genome shotgun sequence genomic DNA carries:
- the LOC112419466 gene encoding zinc finger protein ZAT2: MDKDHKHGYEKPYEDSEKRMKRSSSSLSSDEEDDTKDEVSIQESTHQCNVCGKTFSNGKALGGHRRSHFLKKKLNHRSQKVKTPLSIQGSYNRASFDKDSKHGFENTCEESEKRIKRSFSSLSSDEDDAKDEVSIPEHECNICGKTFSNGKALGGHRRSHFLKKKLNHHPQKVKSPFSIQGNNNRASFDDYDDEEEIGGIKKPIKKPTCSICEKKFPTKNALYGHMRSHPNRDFKGLNPPTEYHKEDQDDGDLSLPKWQKRDRRGRKCIGSVEAAANLLHLRYDKNFCVGESSSNGNGKNELGGDRNSSDKQLKKGKGLFDLNESYVIED, from the coding sequence ATGGATAAAGATCATAAGCATGGTTACGAGAAACCCTACGAAGATTCAGAAAAGAGGATGAAAAGGTCTTCTTCTTCACTATCaagtgatgaagaagatgatactAAGGATGAGGTTTCTATTCAGGAATCTACACATCAATGCAATGTTTGTGGAAAAACTTTTAGCAATGGAAAAGCGTTGGGCGGTCACCGCAGATCTCACTTTCTTAAAAAGAAACTTAATCATCGTTCACAAAAGGTAAAAACCCCTCTCTCAATACAAGGTAGTTATAATAGGGCTAGTTTTGATAAAGATAGTAAGCATGGTTTTGAGAACACCTGTGAAGAGTCGGAAAAGAGGATAAAGAGGTCTTTTAGTTCTCTATCAAGTGATGAAGATGATGCTAAGGATGAGGTTTCTATCCCAGAACACGAATGTAATATCTGTGGAAAAACTTTTAGCAACGGAAAAGCATTGGGTGGCCACCGGAGATCTCACTTTCTTAAGAAGAAACTAAATCATCATCCACAAAAGGTAAAAAGCCCTTTTTCAATACAAGGTAATAATAATAGGGCTAGttttgatgattatgatgatgaagaagaaattggtGGCATAAAGAAACCGATCAAGAAACCAACTTGTTCTATCTGCGAGAAGAAGTTTCCAACCAAGAATGCTTTGTATGGTCACATGAGGTCTCACCCGAATAGAGATTTTAAAGGACTTAATCCTCCCACTGAATATCATAAAGAAGATCAAGATGATGGTGATTTATCTTTGCCAAAATGGCAGAAGAGAGATAGAAGAGGTAGAAAGTGTATTGGTAGTGTCGAGGCGGCTGCAAATCTTTTGCACCTTCGTTATGACAAGAACTTTTGTGTTGGTGAATCATCATCAAATGGGAATGGCAAGAATGAGCTTGGTGGTGATAGAAACAGCAGTGATAAGCAACTAAAGAAAGGAAAAggtttatttgatttgaatgaGTCGTATGTTATAGAGGACTAA
- the LOC11432384 gene encoding 30S ribosomal protein S17, chloroplastic, translating to MWLLQLPSTLSTPFLNGNNGVALTRLSKPTSTLSLSQPQSLPSIKAMKTMEGKVVCATNDKTVSVEVTRLAPHPKYKKRIRMKKKYQAHDPENVFKVGDVVQLCKIRPISKNKTFLAVPVPARNSGKANNSSGDLDIPLQSEQEEQPQTQA from the coding sequence atgTGGCTTCTGCAACTTCCCAGCACGCTCTCAACACCATTCCTCAACGGCAACAATGGCGTCGCCCTCACCCGTCTCTCAAAGCCCACATCCACACTCTCTCTATCCCAACCCCAATCCCTTCCATCAATCAAAGCTATGAAAACAATGGAAGGAAAAGTTGTGTGCGCTACCAACGACAAAACAGTGTCGGTGGAAGTTACTCGTTTAGCACCTCATCCCAAATACAAGAAACGTATTAGGATGAAGAAGAAGTATCAGGCTCATGATCCTGAAAACGTTTTCAAAGTTGGTGATGTTGTTCAGCTTTGTAAAATTAGACCTATTAGTAAGAATAAGACTTTTCTTGCTGTTCCTGTTCCTGCTAGGAATTCTGGTAAGGCTAATAATTCTTCCGGTGACCTCGACATTCCGCTTCAATCGGAGCAAGAAGAACAGCCTCAGACTCAGGCTTAG
- the LOC11442004 gene encoding photosystem I reaction center subunit VI, chloroplastic, giving the protein MASLATSLACVQPAGLNVKGLAGSSITGTKLTFKPSRQIFKSNNLRSGSVVAKYGDKSVYFDLEDIGNTTGQWDLYGSDAPSPYNPLQSKFFETFAAPFTKRGLLLKFLILGGGSTLAYFSATASGDILPIKKGPQLPPKLGPRGKI; this is encoded by the exons ATGGCTTCCCTTGCTACTAGCTTAGCTTGTGTACAACCAGCTGGTCTCAATGTCAAGGGTCTTGCTGGCAGTTCCATTACTGGAACTAAGCTAACTTTCAAGCCCTCTCGCCAGATTTTCAAATCCAACAATTTAAG GAGTGGCTCTGTAGTAGCAAAGTATGGTGACAAGAGTGTGTACTTTGATTTGGAGGATATTGGCAACACTACAGGTCAGTGGGATTTGTACGGCTCAGATGCACCCTCACCCTACAACCCTCTTCAG AGCAAGTTCTTTGAGACATTTGCAGCTCCATTCACAAAGAGAGGATTATTGCTCAAGTTTTTGATCCTAGGAGGTGGTTCAACTCTTGCATACTTCAGTGCCACAGCTTCAGGTGACATTCTACCAATCAAGAAAGGTCCACAGCTTCCACCAAAGCTCGGTCCTCGTGGCAAGATCTAA
- the LOC11430678 gene encoding probable dynein light chain produces the protein MLEGKAMIEDTDMPTKMQIQAMAYASEALDLYDVIDCKSIAAHIKKEFDARYGGGWQCVVGSSFGCFFTHSKGTFIYFTLETLNFLIFKGV, from the exons ATGTTGGAAGGTAAAGCTATGATAGAAGATACTGACATGCCAACTAAGATGCAGATTCAAGCTATGGCTTATGCTTCTGAAGCTCTTGATCTATATGATGTTATTGATTGCAAATCCATTGCTGCTCACATCAAAAAG GAGTTTGATGCAAGATATGGTGGTGGATGGCAATGTGTGGTAGGTTCAAGTTTTGGCTGTTTTTTCACTCATTCTAAGGGAACATTCATATACTTCACTCTTGAGACTCTCAATTTCCTTATTTTCAAAGGAGTTTGA
- the LOC11430677 gene encoding glyoxylate/hydroxypyruvate/pyruvate reductase 2KGR: MESIGVLMTYPMNTNLEEQLSNRFNLFKLWNYPSFQSFSETHANSIRALVCNTKIGADANTIDSLPNLEIVSTYSVGFDKIDLKKCREKGICVTNTPDVLTDDVADLAIALALAVFRKIPMSDGYVKSELWKCSDYPLTSKFSGKAVGIVGLGRIGSAIAKRAAAFGCPVSYHSRSEKPEAGSYKYYPNIPDLAANSQILVVACALTDETRHIVNREVIDALGPKGVIINIGRGPIIDQPELVAALVERRLGGAGLDVLENEPDVSEELIGLENVVLTPHIGSDTVETCNDMSDLLIANLEAHFNGKPLLAPVL, encoded by the exons ATGGAAAGCATTGGTGTTCTAATGACATACCCAATGAACACAAACCTCGAAGAACAACTCTCCAACCGTTTCAACCTCTTCAAACTCTGGAACTATCCTTCCTTCCAATCCTTCTCAGAAACCCACGCAAATTCAATTCGTGCATTGGTTTGCAACACCAAAATCGGAGCGGATGCAAATACAATCGATTCTCTTCCTAATCTTGAGATTGTTTCTACTTACAGTGTTGGATTTGATAAAATTGATCTGAAGAAATGCAGGGAGAAAGGGATTTGTGTTACGAATACGCCGGATGTGTTGACTGATGATGTTGCTGATCTTGCTATTGCTCTTGCTTTGGCTGTGTTCAGGAAGATTCCGATGAGTGATGGATATGTGAAGAGTGAGCTTTGGAAATGTTCTGATTATCCTTTAACTTCTAAg TTTAGTGGTAAAGCAGTTGGAATTGTTGGTTTGGGAAGGATTGGTTCAGCAATAGCAAAGAGAGCTGCAGCATTTGGGTGCCCAGTTAGTTACCACTCAAGATCTGAAAAACCAGAGGCAGGATCATATAAGTATTACCCTAACATCCCTGATTTGGCAGCTAACTCTCAAATACTTGTTGTAGCATGTGCCCTCACCGACGAAACACGTCATATTGTGAATCGTGAAGTTATTGATGCATTGGGCCCAAAAGGGGTTATTATCAACATTGGTCGTGGACCAATCATCGACCAACCAGAACTCGTGGCTGCGTTGGTCGAAAGACGGTTGGGTGGAGCGGGACTCGATGTGCTTGAGAATGAACCCGATGTTTCTGAGGAGTTAATAGGCCTTGAGAATGTTGTGCTCACTCCTCATATAGGGAGTGACACTGTGGAGACTTGCAATGACATGTCAGACCTTTTGATTGCAAACTTGGAAGCCCACTTTAATGGCAAGCCACTTTTGGCTCCAGTCTTGtga
- the LOC11442005 gene encoding rop guanine nucleotide exchange factor 12 encodes MVRAGEQEQEGYRSKLFNFRGMFDSNAGKHTKSLSFDAALDQQLPNEDGSASSKSQGSNSDKIPKAKVISKEEIAAKEAREKLLQEMEQMKERFAKLLLGEDMSGGGKGVSSALALSNAFTNLAASIFGEQKRLEPMPAERKARWRKEIDLLLSVTDYVVEMVPSQQKSKDGTSMEIMTTRQRTDLHMNIPALRKLDAMLFECLDNFKDQNEFYYVSKDADDADGDNAKTNSDDKWWLPTPKVPAEGLSDAARKFLQYQKDCVNQVLKAAMAINAQVLSEMEIPENYIESLPKNGRACLGDAAYRSITVEFFDPDQFLSTMDLSSEHKVVDLKNKIEASIVIWKRKMNQKDNKSAWGSAVSLEKRELFEERAETILLLIKHRFPGIPQSSLDISKIQFNRDVGHAVLESYSRILESLAFTVLSRIDDVLQVDYQVQNPSGKRRISVSKPCPSPREEIDNGGAELPGAMTLSDFMGWGSDQPDTDMKKDPFEISDDFYKDIETKQQQKLPAVVTNKKVSYLETLGVMRSPTSRH; translated from the exons atgGTTAGAGCAGGGGAGCAAGAACAAGAAGGTTACAGGAGCAAACTGTTTAATTTCAGAGGGATGTTTGATAGCAATGCAGGGAAACATACCAAGAGTTTGAGCTTTGACGCAGCATTGGATCAACAACTACCTAATGAAGATGGTTCTGCCTCATCAAAAAGTCAAGGATCAAATTCAGACAAAATTCCTAAGGCAAAGGTAATTAGCAAGGAGGAAATCGCAGCTAAGGAAGCCAGAGAGAAACTATTGCAAG AGATGGAACAGATGAAGGAGAGATTTGCCAAACTGCTATTAGGTGAAGACATGTCAGGCGGAGGAAAAGGTGTTTCATCTGCTTTGGCACTGTCAAATGCATTCACAAACCTTGCAG CATCTATTTTCGGTGAACAAAAGCGCCTAGAACCAATGCCAGCAGAAAGGAAAGCAAGATGGagaaaagaaattgatttgCTTCTATCAGTCACAgattatgttgttgaaatggTTCCTTCACAGCAAAAATCTAAGGATGGCACAAGTATGGAG ATTATGACAACACGACAACGAACAGATCTCCACATGAATATCCCAGCCTTACGCAAGCTCGATGCAATGCTCTTC GAATGTCTAGACAACTTCAAAGATCAAAATGAGTTCTATTATGTATCAAAAGATGCAGATGATGCAGACGGTGACAATGCAAAGACAAACAGTGATGATAAATGGTGGTTACCTACACCGAAGGTTCCAGCAGAAGGTCTATCTGATGCAGCTAGAAAATTTTTACAATATCAGAAAGATTGTGTGAATCAAGTACTTAAAGCAGCCATGGCAATAAATGCTCAGGTTTTGTCAGAAATGGAGATCCCTGAGAACTATATTGAATCCCTCCCCAAG aatgGAAGAGCATGTCTAGGGGACGCAGCCTACAGGAGCATTACAGTTGAATTTTTTGATCCTGACCAGTTCCTATCAACCATGGACCTGTCATCAGAACATAAAGTCGTAGATCTCAAGAATAAAATTGAAGCATCAATAGTGATTTGGAAGCGGAAAATGAACCAAAAAGATAACAAATCTGCTTGGGGTTCTGCTGTAAGTTTGGAAAAAAGAGAGCTCTTTGAAGAGAGAGCGGAAACCATCTTACTTCTAATAAAGCACCGATTCCCTGGCATTCCTCAATCTTCATTGGATATAAGCAAAATCCAATTCAACAGG GATGTAGGGCACGCCGTTCTTGAAAGCTATTCAAGAATATTAGAAAGTTTGGCCTTCACAGTACTTTCAAGAATAGATGATGTACTTCAAGTCGATTATCAAGTTCAAAATCCATCTGGAAAAAGGAGAATTTCAGTTTCAAAGCCATGCCCTAGTCCTAGAGAAGAGATAGATAATGGCGGCGCAGAATTGCCTGGTGCAATGACACTATCAGATTTCATGGGTTGGGGATCTGATCAACCCGACACAGACATGAAGAAGGACCCTTTTGAAATTTCAGATGACTTTTACAAAGACATTGAAACCAAGCAGCAACAAAAACTTCCGGCCGTAGTGACCAACAAGAAGGTGTCATACCTCGAGACATTGGGAGTCATGAGAAGTCCGACGTCGCGTCATTAA